The following are encoded in a window of Cyprinus carpio isolate SPL01 chromosome B18, ASM1834038v1, whole genome shotgun sequence genomic DNA:
- the LOC109109696 gene encoding protein-glutamine gamma-glutamyltransferase 2-like, with translation MASHNALLSGVDLQCYENNHAHRTEEMDMEQLLVRRGQPFSVVLQCTDHIPRLPDHQLNLILHLGKNNEVVLKVSDSEQDHGKWWFSQRNAQGEVMLTLHSPADAPVGLYSMTVVLLSADGQLLEQTKSQTFYLLFNPWCKDDSVYLPSEELLQEYILNENGILYQGSWDDITTVPWNFGQFEKDVVDICFEVLDNSPAALKNSEMDIANRGSPVYVSRTITAMVNANDDRGVVSGRWDGEYSDGVAPTRWTGSVPILRRWSEGGGQRVRYGQCWVFTGVACTVLRCLGIPTRCITNYSSAHDTDANISVDYLFNDQLENVSEGRKDSIWNYHCWVESWMKRDDLPEGFDGWQVLDPTPLERSDGVFCCGPCPVHAVKEGEVGLKYDTPFVFSEVNADLIFWIVHPDGERIQVSQNSKVIGRNISTKSVYGDFREDITANYKHPEGSMKEREVYKKAGRQVGQMNKDPGQLELFIKHAPAIHGTDFDVIIEVYNSGREDTDAQLTVTSNAITYNSIHRGECQRKTTSLTVQAHKAHKEVLRLQYDHYGACVSEHHMIRVTALLQLTNQDNIILQEINIPLKMPALHIKIIGKAIVSHKLTAHISFTNPLPVSLQGGVFTVEGAGLTEAIEIKTHGKIEPGQAVTVKFSFKPTRAGLRKLLVDFDSDRLRDVKGEATVIVRTKMQNRNAVPEI, from the exons ATGGCCAGCCATAACG CCCTACTGAGTGGTGTAGATCTGCAGTGCTATGAGAATAACCATGCTCATCGCACTGAGGAGATGGACATGGAGCAACTGCTGGTGCGCAGAGGTCAGCCATTCTCTGTAGTACTGCAGTGTACTGACCACATCCCACGGCTCCCAGATCACCAGCTCAACCTCATACTACACCTGG GTAAGAATAATGAGGTGGTCTTGAAGGTGTCAGACTCAGAGCAGGATCATGGGAAATGGTGGTTCAGTCAGCGTAATGCTCAGGGTGAGGTGATGCTGACTCTCCACAGCCCTGCTGATGCTCCCGTGGGTCTGTACAGCATGACTGTAGTTCTGCTCTCAGCTGATGGGCAACTCCTGGAGCAAACCAAGTCTCAGACCTTCTACCTGCTTTTCAATCCTTGGTGCAAAG ATGACTCTGTGTACCTTCCCAGTGAGGAACTGCTGCaggagtacattttaaatgaaaatgggaTCTTGTACCAGGGCTCATGGGATGATATCACCACTGTGCCTTGGAACTTTGGACAG TTTGAAAAAGATGTGGTGGATATTTGCTTTGAAGTGCTGGACAATTCACCCGCAGCCCTGAAAAATTCAGAGATGGACATTGCTAACAGAGGAAGCCCTGTTTACGTTAGCAGGACTATTACTGCCATG GTAAATGCTAATGATGATCGCGGGGTGGTATCTGGCCGCTGGGATGGAGAGTACAGTGATGGGGTGGCACCCACACGGTGGACTGGCAGTGTGCCCATCCTGAGGCGCTGGAGTGAGGGTGGAGGACAGAGAGTGCGCTATGGGCAGTGCTGGGTGTTCACAGGAGTGGCCTGCACAG TCCTCCGCTGTCTTGGCATTCCAACCAGATGCATCACAAATTACTCATCTGCTCATGACACTGATGCAAACATTTCTGTCGATTACCTTTTCAATGATCAACTTGAAAATGTGTCTGAAGGCAGGAAGGACTCCATCTG GAATTACCACTGTTGGGTTGAGTCCTGGATGAAACGTGATGACCTCCCAGAAGGTTTCGATGGATGGCAGGTGCTAGACCCTACTCCTCTAGAAAGGAGTGACG GAGTCTTCTGCTGTGGGCCCTGTCCAGTCCATGCGGTCAAGGAGGGAGAAGTGGGGTTGAAGTACGACACCCCATTTGTGTTTTCTGAGGTGAATGCTGATCTGATTTTCTGGATTGTTCATCCAGATGGGGAACGGATTCAGGTGTCCCAAAACAGTAAAGTTATAGGGCGGAACATTAGCACTAAGAGTGTGTATGGAGACTTCAGAGAGGACATTACTGCTAACTACAAACATCCTGAAG GATCAATGAAGGAGCGAGAGGTTTATAAAAAGGCAGGCAGACAAGTGGGACAAATGAACAAAGACCCAGGACAGCTCGAGCTTTTCATCAAGCATGCCCCAGCTATCCACGGGACAGACTTTGATGTGATCATAGAGGTGTATAATTCTGGTAGGGAGGACACAGATGCACAGCTTACAGTCACATCGAACGCAATAACCTACAATAGTATCCACCGCGGAGAGTGCCAGAGAAAGACAACCTCTCTCACAGTGCAAGCTCACAAAG CTCATAAAGAAGTATTGCGACTTCAGTATGATCATTATGGGGCATGTGTGTCTGAACATCACATGATAAGGGTCACAGCCCTCCTCCAACTCACTAATCAAGACAACATCATCCTACAAGAAATCAACATCCCCTTGAAAATGCCAGCTCTTCATATCAAG ATTATTGGAAAAGCGATTGTATCACATAAACTGACAGCACACATCTCCTTCACCAATCCCTTGCCTGTTAGTCTACAAGGAGGTGTGTTTACCGTGGAGGGAGCAGGACTAACAGAGGCgatagaaataaaaacaca tGGTAAGATTGAACCTGGTCAGGCTGTGACAGTTAAATTCTCCTTCAAGCCCACCCGTGCTGGCCTGAGAAAACTGCTTGTCGACTTTGACTCTGACAGACTGAGAGATGTAAAAGGAGAAGCCACTGTTATTGTTCggacaaaaatgcaaaacaggaaCGCTGTCCCAGAAATCTAG